A DNA window from Desulfovibrio sp. contains the following coding sequences:
- the lysA gene encoding diaminopimelate decarboxylase gives MSDIRSTYTDECNFYGRHTPRELAETFGTPLYVYNENVLRQRCRDLMGLSKHPGFGVNYSVKANATPALLRIVREEGLVVDAMSPGELYMDELAGFTPAEILYISNNNSEAELKNAVSRGLLISVDSLSQLDTLGRINKGGKVMVRFNPGIGAGHHAKVITAGKDTKFGVTPDKLDEVFALLEKHDLTLAGINQHIGSLFMEPDGYLDAAKVLLHLADRLSASMLAKLEVIDFGGGFGIPYHKYEGQARLSMADLGERLHALIAGWSEKSGYKGRFLVEPGRYVAAECCVLLGTVFAVKNNGDKRYVGTNLGFNVLVRPAMYDSFHDVEIYGADTQTRKNMVQTIVGNICESGDILAKERELPVMCEGDVLGVLDAGAYGFTMGSNYNQRRRPAEVLIQSDGTAKLIRRRETLEDLARCLMD, from the coding sequence ATGTCCGATATCCGCTCCACGTACACCGACGAATGCAACTTTTATGGCCGCCACACCCCCCGCGAGCTGGCTGAAACCTTCGGCACCCCTCTCTATGTATACAATGAGAACGTGCTGCGGCAGCGTTGCCGCGACCTTATGGGGCTTTCCAAACACCCCGGTTTCGGCGTGAACTATTCTGTCAAGGCCAATGCGACCCCCGCCCTGCTGCGCATAGTGCGCGAGGAAGGGCTGGTTGTGGACGCCATGAGCCCCGGCGAACTGTACATGGACGAGCTGGCCGGTTTTACGCCTGCCGAAATTCTGTATATTTCCAACAACAACTCCGAAGCCGAGCTGAAAAACGCCGTTTCGCGCGGGCTGCTTATCAGCGTGGATTCCCTCTCGCAGCTTGATACCCTTGGCCGCATCAACAAGGGCGGCAAGGTCATGGTGCGCTTTAACCCCGGCATTGGCGCAGGCCACCATGCCAAGGTCATCACCGCGGGCAAGGACACCAAATTTGGCGTCACCCCCGACAAGCTGGACGAAGTTTTTGCCCTGCTTGAAAAGCACGACCTCACGCTGGCTGGCATCAACCAGCACATCGGCTCGCTCTTCATGGAGCCCGACGGCTACCTTGATGCCGCCAAAGTGCTGCTGCACCTTGCCGACCGCCTGTCCGCCAGCATGCTGGCAAAGCTTGAAGTCATCGACTTTGGGGGCGGTTTTGGCATTCCCTACCACAAGTACGAGGGGCAGGCCCGCCTGAGCATGGCCGACCTTGGCGAACGCCTGCACGCCCTCATTGCGGGCTGGTCTGAAAAATCCGGCTACAAGGGCCGTTTTCTTGTGGAACCGGGCCGCTATGTGGCCGCCGAATGCTGCGTGCTGCTGGGCACCGTGTTTGCCGTCAAAAACAATGGTGACAAGCGCTACGTGGGCACCAATCTGGGTTTCAACGTGCTTGTGCGCCCCGCCATGTACGATTCCTTCCACGATGTGGAGATCTACGGGGCCGACACCCAGACCCGCAAAAACATGGTGCAGACCATCGTGGGCAATATTTGTGAAAGCGGCGATATCCTTGCCAAGGAACGCGAATTGCCCGTTATGTGCGAGGGAGATGTGCTTGGGGTACTTGACGCCGGAGCTTATGGATTTACTATGGGTTCCAACTACAACCAGCGTCGTCGCCCCGCTGAAGTTCTCATTCAAAGCGACGGCACTGCCAAACTTATCCGCCGCCGCGAAACCCTTGAGGATCTTGCGCGCTGCCTGATGGATTAA